Proteins encoded together in one Chaetodon auriga isolate fChaAug3 chromosome 20, fChaAug3.hap1, whole genome shotgun sequence window:
- the tbcc gene encoding tubulin-specific chaperone C, producing MDSAAEVSQETGFAGESGAAKIQERLQRRHQARIEDAERRKEAKESQSVAEEKGEYFFSTFNKERASIEELLSGCPGADRAVVTQKLEEATAQTLQLQKFLNDSLLFLTQYDVRQAQAALLKLQTSLAETREEGLPKKKFAFRARTKATDKVSAPVSDTPSPVGGPPADAGGTEVDGAAAQCGFSNMDNMYLTKTAEEIQRQDVLLTHLTNCKVRLLGSPSTLHMKHIDSCEILCGPVSSSVFVDQCRNSTLALPCQQLRTHNTTDTQVYLHVTSRAIIEDCRGVSFAPFSWSYPTLEEDFTVSGLDRDRNNWSQVDDFNWLTTGTPSPNWTVIPEEDRKTTWDP from the coding sequence ATGGATTCAGCAGCTGAAGTTAGCCAGGAAACTGGGTTTGCCGGCGAAAGCGGTGCCGCCAAGATCCAAGAGCGACTACAGAGACGGCACCAGGCGAGGATAGAGGATGCCGAGCGTAGGAAGGAGGCGAAAGAGAGCCAGTCTGTCGCGGAGGAGAAGGGCGAGTATTTCTTCAGCACTTTCAACAAAGAGCGGGCGTCCATCGAGGAGCTGCTGTCCGGCTGCCCCGGTGCTGACCGGGCTGTGGTGACCCAGAAGCTAGAGGAGGCGACGGCCCAAACGTTACAGCTGCAGAAGTTTCTCAATGACAGCTTGTTGTTTCTAACGCAGTACGACGTGAGACAAGCCCAGGCTGCGCTCCTCAAACTCCAAACCTCCCTTGctgagaccagagaggaggGTCTGCCCAAGAAGAAGTTTGCCTTTCGAGCTCGCACTAAAGCAACAGATAAAGTCTCTGCACCTGTGTCAGACACACCTTCACCTGTTGGTGGCCCACCTGCCGATGCTGGAGGTACGGAGGTGGATGGAGCTGCGGCTCAGTGTGGCTTCTccaacatggacaacatgtatttgacAAAGACAGCGGAGGAGATCCAGAGACAGGATGTGCTGTTGACTCACCTGACTAACTGCAAGGTCCGTCTGTTGGGTTCCCCCAGCACGCTGCACATGAAACATATCGACAGCTGTGAGATCCTGTGTGGGCCCGTGTCTAGTTCAGTATTCGTTGATCAGTGTAGAAACAGCACTCTGGCCCTCCCTTGTCAACAGCTGCGCACCCACAACACCACGGACACACAGGTGTATTTGCACGTCACCAGCCGAGCCATCATAGAGGACTGTCGTGGAGTGAGCTTCGCCCCATTCTCCTGGTCTTATCCCACCCTGGAGGAGGACTTCACTGTGTCCGGCCTAGACCGGGACCGGAACAACTGGAGCCAGGTGGATGACTTCAACTGGCTCACCACAGGAACACCTTCCCCTAACTGGACTGTCATTCCAGAAGAAGACAGGAAAACCACTTGGGACCCCTGA
- the LOC143338737 gene encoding guanine nucleotide-binding protein subunit alpha-13-like produces MADFLPTRSVLKVCLPVCLLNNGEVEQLRKSKEIDRCLSREKTYVKRLVKILLLGAGESGKSTFLKQMRIIHGQDFDQQAREEFKATIYSNVIKGVRVLVDAREKLHIPWGDPDNQQHGDSLMAFDTRSAKMASGQLETSDFLRYLSAIKALWADSGIQNAYDRRREFQLGESVKYFLDNLDKLGEPSYLPTQQDILLARKPTKGIHEYDFEIKNVPFKMVDVGGQRSERRRWFECFDSVTSILFLVSSSEYDQVLMEDRQTNRLRESLNIFETIVNNRVFVNVSIILFLNKTDLLEEKVKSVPLKDYFPEYTGPEHSLPDIQAFMVECFRAKRRDATQKPLYHHFTTAINTENIRLVFRDVKDTILHDNLKQLMLQ; encoded by the exons ATGGCGGATTTCCTGCCGACCAGGTCCGTGTTAAAAGTTTGTCTACCCGTCTGTCTGTTGAACAACGGCGAGGTAGAACAGCTCCGAAAGTCCAAGGAGATCGACAGATGTCTATCCCGGGAGAAAACGTACGTGAAACGGCTGGTGAAGATCCTGCTGCTCGGCGCAGGCGAAAGCGGCAAGTCGACTTTCCTCAAACAAATGCGGATCATCCACGGCCAGGACTTCGACCAGCAAGCCCGAGAGGAATTCAAAGCCACGATTTACAGCAATGTTATCAAAG GTGTGCGCGTGCTGGTGGACGCCCGGGAGAAGCTGCACATCCCGTGGGGTGACCCGGACAACCAGCAGCACGGGGACAGCCTGATGGCGTTCGACACCAGGTCGGCCAAGATGGCCAGCGGGCAGCTGGAGACGTCCGACTTCCTGCGGTACCTGTCGGCCATCAAAGCTCTGTGGGCGGACTCGGGCATACAGAACGCCTATGATCGTCGCAGGGAGTTTCAGCTG GGTGAGTCAGTGAAGTATTTCTTGGATAATCTGGATAAGCTCGGCGAGCCG AGTTACCTTCCCACTCAGCAGGACATCCTGCTGGCCCGCAAACCCACCAAGGGCATCCACGAGTATGACTTTGAGATCAAGAACGTCCCCTTCAAGATGGTGGACGTGGGAGGGCAGCGGTCGGAGCGGAGGCGCTGGTTCGAATGTTTCGACTCGGTCACCTCCATTCTCttcctcgtctcctcctctgaaTACGACCAG GTGCTGATGGAGGACAGGCAGACCAACCGACTGCGCGAATCACTCAACATCTTCGAGACCATCGTCAACAACCGTGTCTTCGTCAACGTTtccatcatcctcttcctcaacaAGACagacctgctggaggagaaggtgAAGAGCGTTCCGCTCAAGGACTACTTTCCTGAATACACCGGGCCGGAGCACAGCCTACCGGACATCCAGGCGTTCATGGTGGAGTGCTTCCGGGCCAAGAGACGCGATGCCACCCAGAAGCCCCTGTATCACCACTTCACCACAGCCATCAACACGGAGAACATCAGGCTGGTGTTCCGGGACGTCAAGGACACCATCCTCCATGACAACCTAAAACAGCTCATGCTCCAATGA
- the bicral gene encoding BRD4-interacting chromatin-remodeling complex-associated protein-like, with protein sequence MDDEDDRRLLDILGDVDALNDYLHGSNSKSIEEDDVTNAAYGSDGSFFASDTAGSNSGLKDGSSSMGEFGEDSAGAGLQLSSSLSFIEDELGPETSPGGVDLGGEDQPFDILQKSLMEADITEQTLAQEALLDSQPAPTLVQAPVPFPSQLVSGCYGGGVGVVTTATAAFPAGQFLQGVSQLPNGSAQHIQVLGSFGAGGGVMTLSSLERSPQIVLRPGAPVSAAGTPTGGQVFAPTQGQVGQVGLPFKNIPLQNIIIQRGPGGTQTLVRPIQPKPLQAGAQTVYSLGPTTMANVVNANTATTGGQYTANGSIVVQPPLEQQQTQAQTNIPPGQFLLPGSLALTPASTIHNGPADPNSNALITSQNAVQIVAGQSFTAPQGGQIILNQGVVDGSQVGGGVTQTWTGVSCTNPVQTSCAPGRLTLVGPATAGIGGQVTASPVQRLLVTQSQNCTSLSPLPGTVTQEQQDYRQNSSSPSLKQDRQLSSIHDSTLNSQVSAQKRAALPPLTKGGMILQQLRKDHAGVQTPDRRRFTSIDDTLQRLLPYHVFQGAPPSQDEFSQVDEEFEVVATQVLKRTHAMVNKYRRLLMVEAERSSPSSEMVMIDRTFNQEERSNLTQDKRTVLVDPDSFLEEFCCGVKSKLFQDPLPSQPLSSCSWNQSDRGSTEPPYRTDSQPGYGDPGGGGAVGTGAADKLHPPHLENKSVLELKRSQQHYGPSSAANNSLTAANSFPQGNRSPFAATSGGQTHYQVSHHLSSHPIQPQYPPQLTSPPHPDTDSALEAAVNSILEC encoded by the exons ATGGATGATGAGGACGATCGCCGTCTTCTGGATATTTTAGG AGATGTGGATGCATTGAATGATTATCTCCATGGCAGCAACAGCAAGTCT ATTGAGGAGGATGATGTGACAAATGCAGCTTATGGGTCAGATGGATCCTTCTTTGCGAGTGACACG GCTGGCTCCAACTCTGGCCTCAAGGATGGCTCTTCTTCAATGGGTGAATTCGGCGAGGATTCAGCAGGGGCCGGCCTCCAGCTCTCCAGCAGCCTTTCCTTCATCGAGGATGAATTGGGGCCGGAGACCTCCCCTGGAGGGGTGGATCTCGGGGGAGAGGACCAGCCCTTCGATATCCTTCAGAAGTCTCTCATGGAGGCCGATATCACAGAACAGACGTTGGCCCAAGAGGCCTTATTGGACTCCCAGCCCGCTCCCACTCTAGTGCAGGCTCCTGTTCCATTCCCCTCCCAGCTGGTCTCTGGGTGTTACGGAGGGGGAGTGGGTGTGGTAACCACGGCGACAGCTGCGTTCCCTGCAGGCCAGTTCCTTCAAGGGGTGTCCCAGCTGCCCAATGGCTCCGCCCAGCACATCCAGGTGTTGGGCTCATTTGGGGCGGGTGGGGGTGTGATGACTCTCAGCAGCTTGGAAAGATCTCCTCAAATTGTGCTGAGGCCGGGGGCGCCTGTATCTGCAGCAGGGACGCCAACAGGGGGGCAGGTGTTCGCCCCTACACAGGGGCAGGTAGGCCAAGTTGGTTTACCTTTCAAAAACATTCCCCTTCAAAACATCATCATCCAGAGAGGCCCAGGAGGGACCCAGACTCTTGTTAGACCAATCCAGCCTAAACCCCTTCAAGCTGGGGCTCAGACTGTCTACAGCCTTGGTCCCACCACCATGGCTAATGTAGTTAATGCTAACACTGCTACTACTGGGGGACAGTACACAGCCAATGGCTCCATAGTAGTGCAGCCGCCCCTGgagcagcaacaaacacagGCCCAGACAAATATACCACCTGGACAGTTCTTGCTGCCTGGCTCTTTGGCACTCACTCCGGCCAGCACCATCCACAATGGCCCCGCTGACCCCAACTCAAATGCCCTTATTACCAGTCAGAATGCAGTGCAGATTGTTGCAGGGCAAAGCTTCACTGCACCACAAGGAGGACAGATAATCTTGAATCAGGGAGTAGTCGACGGTAGTCAGGTTGGAGGAGGTGTAACTCAAACATGGACAGGTGTTTCTTGCACGAACCCTGTGCAGACATCGTGCGCTCCTGGTCGGCTGACCCTGGTCGGCCCTGCGACGGCGGGGATTGGCGGCCAAGTGACGGCGAGCCCTGTGCAGCGCCTTCTTGTGACTCAGAGTCAGAATTGCACTTCTCTGTCCCCTTTACCTGGTACTGTGACGCAGGAGCAACAAGACTACAGACAG AATTCTTCATCACCTTCCCTCAAACAGGACAGACAGCTCAGCAGCATACATG ATTCAACGCTAAACTCACAG GTCAGTGCTCAGAAGAGAGCTGCTCTTCCACCACTTACAAAAGGAGGAAT GATTTTACAACAGCTGAGGAAGGATCATGCTGGAGTTCAGACTCCAGATCGGCGTAGATTCACTTCAATCGACGATACTTTGCAAAGACTCCTCCCTTACCATGTGTTCCAGGGGGCTCCACCCAGCCAGGATGAGTTCTCACAGG TGGATGAAGAATTTGAGGTCGTTGCAACTCAGGTTCTGAAGAGGACCCACGCCATGGTAAACAAATACAGACGGCTGCTAATGGTGGAGGCCGAG CGTTCCAGTCCTTCATCAGAAATGGTGATGATAGACAGGACCTTCAACCAAGAGGAGCGCAGCAACCTGACGCAAGACAAACGCACGGTACTAGTGGATCCag ACAGCTTCTTGGAAGAATTCTGTTGTGGGGTGAAATCCAAACTTTTCCAAGACCCCCTCCCCTCTCAGCCGTTGTCCAGCTGCAGTTGGAACCAGTCAGACAGAGGCTCTACAGAGCCACCATACAGGACAGACTCCCAACCTGGGTATGGAGATCCGGGAGGGGGTGGGGCTGTAGGTACAGGTGCAGCAGATAAACTCCACCCTCCACACTTAGAGAACAAGAGCGTCCTGGAACTGAAGAGATCTCAGCAACACTACGGGCCCAGCAGTGCCGCCAACAACAGCCTCACCGCTGCCAACAGCTTTCCCCAAGGTAACCGCTCCCCTTTTGCAGCGACGTCGGGAGGACAGACGCACTACCAGGTGTCTCACCACCTGTCCTCCCACCCGATCCAGCCCCAGTACCCCCCTCAGCTCACATCACCCCCTCACCCCGACACAGACTCTGCTCTAGAGGCCGCAGTCAACAGCATCTTGGAATGTTAA
- the prph2a gene encoding peripherin-2a, producing the protein MALMLVKFDLKKRVKLAQTVWFMYWFAVMAGVLVFSMGLFFKIELRKRSELMDNNESHFLPNLLIFMGLIACGINAFGGKVCYDSLDPTKFVKWKPMLKTFLMFCVGFNILLLVTALLCFLMRIPLQFTLAEGLRNGMKFYKDTDTPGRCYMKRTLDLMQMEFRCCGNDNFRDWFEIQWVSNRYLDFSSKEVKDRIGSNVDGQYLMDGVPFSCCNPSSPRPCIQLQMTNNSAHYSYDHYTEELNVWKRGCREALLSYYGGMMNTIGALVVLVTMLEVAVTIGLQYVDSSLSTLANPDDPESESEGWILEKTVKETFTDIMAKMKAMGKGSKVEEGGEAAVATVS; encoded by the exons ATGGCTTTGATGTTGGTCAAGTTTGATCTGAAGAAGCGAGTGAAGCTCGCTCAGACGGTCTGGTTCATGTACTGGTTCGCTGTAATGGCCGGTGTGCTGGTCTTCAGCATGGGCCTGTTCTTTAAGATCGAGCTGCGAAAGCGCTCAGAACTTATGGACAACAACGAGAGCCACTTCTTACCCAACCTGCTTATATTTATGGGTCTAATAGCTTGCGGCATCAATGCCTTCGGAGGCAAAGTCTGCTACGACTCACTGGACCCTACCAAGTTTGTAAAGTGGAAGCCCATGTTGAAGACCTTCTTGATGTTCTGCGTGGGGTtcaacatcctgctgctggttaCCGCCTTACTTTGTTTCTTGATGAGGATCCCCCTGCAGTTCACGCTGGCCGAGGGCCTGAGGAACGGCATGAAGTTCTACAAGGACACGGACACACCGGGACGCTGCTACATGAAGAGGACCCTGGACCTGATGCAGATGGAGTTTCGTTGCTGTGGAAATGACAACTTCAGAGATTGGTTTGAGATTCAGTGGGTTAGCAACCGCTACCTggacttcagctcaaaggaagTCAAAGA CCGCATTGGGAGCAACGTGGATGGCCAGTATCTGATGGATGGAGTCCCATTCAGCTGCTGTAACCCCAGCTCCCCCAGACCCTGCATCCAGCTCCAGATGACCAACAACTCTGCCCACTACAGCTACGACCACTACACAGAGGAGCTCAACGTGTGGAAGCGCGGCTGCCGCGAAGCCCTGCTGTCCTACTATGGAGGCATGATGAACACCATTGGAGCCCTGGTGGTGCTGGTCACTATGCTTGAG GTGGCGGTGACCATCGGCCTGCAGTATGTCGACAGCTCCCTGTCCACTCTGGCTAACCCGGACGACccagagagcgagagcgagggCTGGATCCTGGAGAAGACGGTGAAGGAGACGTTCACCGACATCATGGCCAAAATGAAAGCCATGGGCAAAGGCAGcaaggtggaggaggggggtgaggCAGCGGTTGCCACGGTGAGCTGA
- the LOC143338900 gene encoding uncharacterized protein LOC143338900, whose product MNSEVCPFCGKTYKRLKSHLPHCKAAASSKTPPPKHDVTLNQTTASSRLTTASIEPTAKGKKSTQLLSVTTSPQSKKSKKASVVSSAPLRPSAAAKPLPSANTSSSSESLSLSSASPPPATKKKKQKLSEQIKAATMASSTPTSLISTQSQPPSLSNTISKVKKNSLRDLIEAAKSKQVSKGLMEGTRSSSEDLPSASTPFVGDPLGSRTTVQTETQTNPDKDLIKDNSHPTSLSTETKPKGASKTKVSKTKKAAQSLSTTKDVSSSPHSTVNESDARSHVRDLDNEGKMEDLFEDKMLLRSGSGHQARITLQDVRAMLGRANTTRQSSRPSILSQIGTTDDLSSKIKPGTSLRQTKTLSDQLPSKSSQCTELQLVKRKSSKSKPAALIPLQRDGSPQPELISPTTPLLPGHLLSQVSQAKSHPHTVSMNEGLKVGHHMTGLPTISPSLNHLSSPHLLLLAPQALPARVETVRADDGLMMAKSQCEVSRENTADNGTKDALTQRSLGQVRLRELPEWLACKTPRRPREVVEMVQRGWQWYYKRYIDVKKGGVGGLGMLLAGYCVLSYIWSYPHIKRDRWRKYH is encoded by the exons ATGAACTCTG AGGTGTGCCCATTCTGTGGGAAGACTTACAAAAGGTTGAAGAGTCACCTGCCACACTGCAAGGCAGCAGCGAGCTCCAAAACACCTCCACCCAAGCATGATGTCACATTGAATCAGACAACGGCGTCTTCTCGGCTGACCACAGCCTCGATCGAACCAACAGCAAAGGGGAAAAAGTCCacgcagctgctgtcagtgacgACAAGTCCACAATCAAAGAAGAGTAAAAAGGCATCTGTGGTATCATCAGCACCACTGCggccatcagcagcagcaaagcctTTACCAAGTGCAAatacatcatcttcatcagagtCATTGTCTCTGAGTTCTGCATCACCTCCACCAGCAacgaagaaaaagaaacaaaaactgtcTGAACAAATCAAAGCAGCCACCATGGCCTCCTCAACCCCCACTTCCTTAATCTCCACCCAATCACAACCACCATCTCTATCCAACACTATCTCTAAGGTCAAAAAGAACAGTCTCCGTGATTTGATAGAAGCTGCAAAGTCCAAACAGGTTTCTAAGGGATTAATGGAGGGAACCAGATCTTCCTCAGAGGATCTTCCCTCAGCTTCAACTCCATTTGTGGGAGATCCTCTAGGCTCCAGAACAACAGTACAAACAGAGACCCAAACTAATCCAGACAAAGATTTAATTAAAGACAACTCCCATCCTACCTCTCTGTCCACAGAAACCAAACCCAAAGGTGCCTCTAAAACGAAAgtgtcaaagacaaagaaggcTGCACAGTCCCTTTCCACAACCAAGGACGTCTCCAGCTCTCCGCACTCTACAGTAAATGAAAGCGATGCAAGATCCCATGTAAGAGACTTGGACAATGAGGGGAAAATGGAGGATTTATTTGAGGATAAGATGCTCTTGAGATCAGGAAGTGGTCACCAGGCCAGGATTACCCTCCAGGATGTCAGAGCAATGTTAGGCCGAGCTAACACCACCCGTCAGTCCAGCAGGCCAAGCATCCTGAGCCAGATTGGCACAACTGATGATCTAAGCAGCAAAATCAAACCTGGTACTAGTCTCAGACAAACTAAAACCCTGTCAGACCAGCTTCCCAGCAAAAGTTCACAATGTACGGAGCTACAGTTGGTTAAGAGAAAAAGTTCAAAGTCCAAACCAGCAGCTTTAATTCCGCTGCAACGTGATGGTTCCCCACAGCCTGAACTGATCTCCCCTACAACTCCCCTTCTTCCTGGCCATCTGTTGTCTCAGGTGAGCCAAGCCAAGTCACATCCACATACAGTCAGCATGAATGAGGGGCTAAAGGTGGGCCATCACATGACAGGACTCCCCACAATATCACCATCGCTCAACCACCTTTCCAGCCCCCATCTTTTACTGCTTGCACCACAAGCTCTGCCGGCGAGGGTGGAGACAGTGAGAGCTGATGATGGGTTAATGATGGCGAAGTCGCAGTGTGAAGTCAGTAGAGAAAATACTGCTGATAATGGAACTAAAG ATGCTCTGACTCAGCGGAGTCTTGGACAGGTGAGACTGAGGGAGCTGCCTGAGTGGCTGGCCTGCAAAACACCCAGACGTCCAAGAGAAGTAGTGGAAATGGTGCAAAGAG GCTGGCAGTGGTATTACAAGAGATATATTGACGTGAAGAAAGGTGGTGTGGGTGGACTGGGCATGCTGTTGGCAGGATACTGCGTGCTCAGCTACATCTGGAGTTACCCTCATATCA AACGAGATCGCTGGAGGAAGTACCACTGA